Proteins encoded in a region of the Streptomyces sp. NBC_00513 genome:
- a CDS encoding LPXTG cell wall anchor domain-containing protein — MSARRPLLTALGATTLLAALWFVPSANATAPEQASGSSGAPVPANTGTITSSDTIVNHAEPQEAVLALADTGSIDTTPYLMGGTLFLGLGAGFVTFSVRRSRAE; from the coding sequence GTGTCCGCACGTCGACCGCTGCTCACCGCTCTCGGAGCGACCACCCTCCTCGCCGCCCTCTGGTTCGTGCCGTCGGCCAACGCCACGGCACCGGAACAGGCGTCGGGATCCTCCGGGGCGCCCGTCCCCGCCAACACGGGCACGATCACGTCCTCCGACACGATCGTGAACCACGCGGAACCCCAGGAGGCCGTTCTCGCCCTCGCCGACACCGGCAGTATCGACACCACCCCCTACCTGATGGGCGGCACCCTCTTCCTGGGGCTCGGGGCGGGGTTCGTGACCTTCTCCGTACGCCGCTCCCGCGCCGAGTAG
- a CDS encoding Ig-like domain-containing protein, with protein MEWRVRTDSMRRKRSLVAVSAVLGGVLMLSACNGGGDGDPKAGGTESGKSQADVDAAAAKDSSKARIAITPKDGATNIGLNDATKVAVSDGTLTKVELKSTEGTVVPGKIAGDGKSWKPDGALKRSTKYALSATAKDEAGKEAHENASFTTVSPENSFVGSFIPDEGQTVGVGMPVSITFNKPIKDQKAVQAAINVTSSSGQEVVGHWFGSQRLDFRPEEYWKANSTVTLKLALEGVKGAPGVQGVQNKTVSFKVGRSQVAKVDAKTKQMTVTRDGAVLKTIPISAGSPDNPTYNGKMVISEKFKETRMDGATVGFKDGDGKGEYDIKDVPHAMRLSTSGTFIHGNYWGADSIFGKVNTSHGCVGLNDAQGANDPNTPGSWFFDNSLIGDVVEVVNSPDKTIKPDNGLNGWNMSWAEWKAGAAS; from the coding sequence ATGGAGTGGCGTGTGAGGACGGACAGCATGCGGAGGAAGAGGTCCCTGGTGGCCGTTTCCGCCGTGCTCGGTGGCGTATTGATGCTCTCGGCCTGCAACGGCGGCGGAGACGGCGACCCGAAGGCGGGCGGCACGGAGAGCGGCAAGTCGCAGGCGGACGTGGACGCCGCGGCGGCCAAGGACAGCTCCAAGGCCCGAATAGCCATCACGCCCAAGGACGGCGCCACCAACATCGGCCTGAACGACGCGACCAAGGTCGCCGTCAGTGACGGCACGCTCACCAAGGTCGAGCTGAAGAGCACGGAGGGCACGGTCGTCCCCGGCAAGATCGCGGGCGACGGCAAGAGCTGGAAGCCGGACGGTGCGCTCAAGCGCTCCACCAAGTACGCCCTGTCGGCGACCGCCAAGGACGAGGCCGGCAAGGAGGCGCACGAGAACGCGTCCTTCACCACCGTCTCCCCGGAGAACAGCTTCGTCGGCTCGTTCATCCCGGACGAGGGCCAGACCGTCGGCGTGGGCATGCCGGTCTCGATCACCTTCAACAAGCCGATCAAGGACCAGAAGGCCGTCCAGGCGGCCATCAACGTCACCTCCAGCAGCGGCCAGGAAGTCGTCGGCCACTGGTTCGGCTCGCAGCGACTGGACTTCCGCCCGGAGGAGTACTGGAAGGCGAACTCCACCGTCACGCTGAAGCTGGCGCTGGAGGGCGTGAAGGGGGCGCCCGGCGTCCAGGGCGTCCAGAACAAGACCGTCTCCTTCAAGGTCGGCCGCAGCCAGGTCGCCAAGGTCGACGCGAAGACCAAGCAGATGACGGTCACCCGGGACGGCGCGGTCCTCAAGACCATTCCGATCTCGGCGGGGTCCCCGGACAACCCGACGTACAACGGCAAGATGGTGATCTCCGAGAAGTTCAAGGAGACCCGGATGGACGGCGCCACCGTCGGCTTCAAGGACGGCGACGGCAAGGGCGAGTACGACATCAAGGACGTCCCGCACGCGATGCGGCTGTCCACCTCGGGCACCTTCATCCACGGCAACTACTGGGGCGCCGACTCGATCTTCGGCAAGGTCAACACCAGTCACGGCTGTGTCGGTCTCAACGACGCCCAGGGCGCCAACGACCCGAACACCCCCGGCTCGTGGTTCTTCGACAACTCGCTGATCGGCGACGTGGTCGAGGTGGTCAACTCCCCGGACAAGACCATCAAGCCGGACAACGGCCTCAACGGCTGGAACATGAGCTGGGCGGAGTGGAAGGCGGGCGCGGCCTCCTGA
- a CDS encoding GNAT family N-acetyltransferase yields the protein MTIRPVAPPPSDAAVDSWLAVLTAATTTDLPGLPAPSRVEVAGRLRVPPARGRNAFWTTDDGAGVAGLLLFTDEGNTHTAFLDVLTVRPEARRRGVGTALWERVRAELLARDRTSVSALVDLEGPGRAFAESLGFENVLRMAWYVQDVATPAAIPATPGYELLCWPGIVPDAWAPALAVAHGAMEDAPSGDMDEQTMTWTAERVRAAQRLVLERGGDLTTVAAVTPAGEVAAYTVLVRTDPTGPRALQYDTVVVSAHRGHGLGRAVKLRMLADMAACHPDLRQIGTTVADENGPMRAVNESLGYRWERGVGIFQRTL from the coding sequence ATGACGATCCGACCCGTTGCCCCACCCCCCTCCGACGCCGCGGTGGACTCCTGGCTCGCGGTCCTGACCGCCGCCACGACCACCGACCTGCCGGGGCTGCCGGCGCCCTCCCGCGTGGAGGTGGCCGGCCGGCTCCGGGTGCCGCCGGCCCGGGGCCGGAACGCGTTCTGGACGACGGACGACGGGGCCGGCGTCGCGGGCCTGCTCCTGTTCACCGACGAGGGCAACACGCACACCGCGTTCCTGGACGTGCTGACGGTGCGCCCCGAGGCGCGCCGGCGGGGCGTGGGCACGGCCCTGTGGGAGCGGGTCCGGGCCGAGCTCCTCGCGCGCGACCGCACCTCGGTCTCCGCGCTCGTCGACCTCGAAGGCCCGGGCCGGGCGTTCGCCGAGTCCCTCGGCTTCGAGAACGTGCTGCGGATGGCCTGGTACGTCCAGGACGTGGCGACACCCGCCGCGATACCGGCCACCCCCGGCTACGAGCTGCTGTGCTGGCCCGGGATCGTCCCCGACGCGTGGGCGCCGGCGCTGGCCGTGGCCCACGGCGCGATGGAGGACGCGCCGAGCGGGGACATGGACGAGCAGACGATGACGTGGACGGCCGAGCGGGTACGGGCCGCACAGCGGCTGGTCCTGGAGCGGGGCGGCGACCTGACCACGGTCGCGGCGGTGACCCCCGCCGGGGAGGTGGCCGCGTACACGGTGCTCGTCCGGACGGACCCGACGGGGCCGCGCGCCCTCCAGTACGACACGGTGGTCGTCTCCGCCCACCGGGGCCACGGCCTCGGCCGCGCCGTCAAGCTCCGCATGCTCGCGGACATGGCCGCGTGCCACCCGGACCTGCGACAGATCGGCACGACCGTGGCGGACGAGAACGGCCCCATGCGGGCGGTCAACGAGTCCCTGGGCTACCGGTGGGAACGCGGCGTGGGAATCTTCCAACGCACACTGTGA
- a CDS encoding helix-turn-helix domain-containing protein produces the protein MDQLDQRAELGEFLRSRRARLRPGDVGLPDYGRHRRVPGLRREELAQLAGVSVAYYTRLEQGHGQNVSAEVLDAIARALRLDDTESAHLTHLASPRTLKRRQSRRPQQVRPELRTLLDAMEGVPAYLVGRRQDVIGWNRLAVAVFGDFGALPVGERNLVRLVFLDGATAELYADWECRACEVVSNLRMYAGQHPEDEQLSALVGELSVKNEEFRRLWAAHTVADKTHGVKRLRHPVVGEMDLHFETLTLRDDPEQSLVTFHATPGSPSADALRLLSSWAAPTHSPVDAPSQN, from the coding sequence ATGGACCAGCTTGATCAGCGAGCCGAACTGGGCGAGTTCCTGCGGAGCCGGCGGGCCCGGCTGCGCCCCGGGGACGTGGGGCTGCCCGACTACGGCCGCCACCGCCGGGTGCCCGGCCTGCGCCGCGAGGAGCTGGCGCAGCTGGCCGGGGTGTCGGTGGCGTACTACACGCGGCTGGAGCAGGGACACGGACAGAACGTGTCGGCGGAGGTGCTGGACGCCATCGCGCGGGCCCTGCGGTTGGACGACACGGAGTCGGCGCACCTGACCCACCTGGCGAGCCCGCGGACCCTCAAGCGGCGCCAGTCCCGGCGGCCCCAGCAGGTCCGGCCGGAGCTGCGGACGCTGCTGGACGCGATGGAGGGCGTACCGGCCTACCTGGTGGGGCGGCGGCAGGACGTCATCGGCTGGAACCGGCTGGCCGTGGCGGTCTTCGGGGACTTCGGGGCGCTGCCGGTCGGTGAACGGAACCTGGTGCGGCTGGTGTTCCTGGACGGCGCGACGGCGGAGCTGTACGCGGACTGGGAGTGCCGGGCCTGCGAGGTGGTCAGCAATCTGAGGATGTACGCGGGCCAGCACCCGGAGGACGAGCAGTTGTCGGCGCTGGTCGGGGAGCTGTCGGTGAAGAACGAGGAGTTCCGCCGGTTGTGGGCGGCGCACACGGTCGCGGACAAGACGCACGGAGTGAAGCGGCTGCGGCACCCGGTGGTGGGTGAGATGGACCTGCACTTCGAGACGCTGACCCTGCGGGACGACCCGGAACAGTCGCTGGTCACCTTCCACGCCACCCCGGGTTCCCCGTCGGCGGACGCCCTGCGCCTGCTGTCGTCCTGGGCGGCGCCGACCCACTCCCCCGTGGACGCCCCGTCGCAGAACTGA
- a CDS encoding NAD(P)-dependent alcohol dehydrogenase, with amino-acid sequence MSVTQVAAYAAPAAKAPLERTTIPRRPVGEHDVLIDIKFAGICHSDIHQATDGWGEGIFPMVPGHEIAGVVTEVGAGVTKFAVGDRVGVGCFVDSCRECEQCLAGFEQYCLKGMTGTYNAIDKNGEPTYGGYSTHIVVDENYTVRIPEGIDLDVAAPLLCAGITLYSPLKHWNAGPGKKVAIVGLGGLGHMGVKIASALGADVTVLSQSLRKKDDGLRLGASEYHATSDETTFEKLAGTFDLIVSTVSAPLPLDTYLRLLKVDGAFVNVGAPEDPVSLNLFSVIAGRKTLAGSSIGGIAETQEMLDFCAEHGLGAEIELIGADRINEAYDRVQASDVRYRFVIDTATI; translated from the coding sequence ATGTCCGTCACCCAGGTCGCCGCCTACGCCGCTCCCGCCGCGAAGGCACCGCTGGAGCGCACGACGATCCCGCGCCGCCCGGTCGGCGAACACGACGTCCTCATCGACATCAAGTTCGCCGGCATCTGCCACTCCGACATCCACCAGGCCACCGACGGCTGGGGCGAGGGCATCTTCCCCATGGTCCCCGGCCACGAGATAGCCGGCGTGGTCACCGAGGTCGGCGCCGGCGTCACGAAGTTCGCGGTCGGCGACCGGGTCGGCGTCGGCTGCTTCGTCGACTCCTGCCGCGAGTGCGAGCAGTGCCTGGCCGGCTTCGAGCAGTACTGCCTCAAGGGCATGACCGGCACGTACAACGCCATCGACAAGAACGGCGAGCCCACCTACGGCGGCTACTCCACCCACATCGTCGTCGACGAGAACTACACCGTCCGCATCCCCGAGGGCATCGACCTCGACGTCGCCGCCCCGCTGCTGTGCGCCGGCATCACCCTGTACTCCCCGCTCAAGCACTGGAACGCGGGCCCCGGCAAGAAGGTCGCCATCGTCGGCCTCGGCGGCCTCGGCCACATGGGCGTCAAGATCGCCTCCGCGCTCGGCGCGGACGTCACCGTCCTGTCGCAGAGCCTGCGCAAGAAGGACGACGGCCTGCGGCTGGGTGCCTCGGAGTACCACGCCACCAGCGACGAGACCACCTTCGAGAAGCTGGCCGGCACCTTCGACCTGATCGTCTCCACCGTCTCCGCGCCGCTTCCCCTCGACACGTACCTGCGGCTGCTCAAGGTCGACGGCGCGTTCGTGAACGTCGGCGCCCCGGAGGACCCGGTCTCCCTGAACCTGTTCTCCGTCATCGCCGGGCGCAAGACCCTCGCGGGATCCTCCATCGGCGGGATCGCCGAAACCCAGGAGATGCTGGACTTCTGCGCCGAGCACGGCCTGGGCGCCGAGATCGAGCTGATCGGCGCCGACCGGATCAACGAGGCCTACGACCGGGTCCAGGCGAGCGACGTCCGCTACCGCTTCGTCATCGACACCGCGACCATCTGA
- a CDS encoding sulfatase-like hydrolase/transferase, with amino-acid sequence MPSRRHFLAGSAAAVGLAALPRAAEAAPAPAAEDTAPPHLVVILADDLGYGDLGAYGQKLITTPRIDRLAAEGLRFTDAYAAAAVCAPSRAALLTGLHTGHAAVRANPDSGGQGALGAGDTTFAEVLRARGYRTGLFGKWGFGPEVGDQPSHPGARGFEEFHGYIDHGHAHQYRPSYLWRNGAKEPLPAGTYAPTVIAESALGFIDAHAAGPDPFLLFLTPNLPHAPSEVPDVGAYAARTWTQENKAHAAQISLLDAQVGAVVDRLTAHGIADRTVVLVASDNGPHEEGGVNPDLFDANGPLRGYKRNLYEGGVRVPLIAWSPGRIAPGTLSDRPTPLYDLLPTLADLAGAPAPADIDGLSAAPVLTGAPATAPLHDHLYWYRDEQGVTARANSQDGGRAKKVAEAIRKDRWKGVRFAPARDRTVPDAQWRFELYDLAADLGEQRDVAAANPAVVASLTALLRSSWSDAYPRRPWGLTVASDGVTATTTLSNGTSRAWPQARVGLTVPAGWTATPTGPVTAASLAPGARLTTTWKITAPGSGSGPAVLTARADTGAFRFTAAHPFTPLPAPPTRDGHLSDLPWVSATNGWGPVEIDRSNGRKEGGDGTPIAFGGVTYAKGLGVHAPSEVVYHLGGRAARFTALVGIDDFSTRQSAAGATRAVVRGDGRTLLTTPTLTGASGPTAIDLDVTGVRLLHLVVQDANSNSAFDHTSWARPHITLA; translated from the coding sequence ATGCCCAGCCGCCGTCACTTCCTCGCCGGATCCGCGGCCGCCGTGGGCCTCGCCGCCCTGCCCCGGGCCGCGGAGGCCGCACCCGCACCGGCGGCCGAGGACACCGCGCCGCCCCACCTGGTGGTGATCCTGGCCGACGACCTCGGATACGGGGACCTCGGCGCGTACGGCCAGAAGCTGATCACCACCCCGCGCATCGACCGGCTCGCCGCCGAGGGGCTGCGGTTCACCGACGCCTACGCCGCGGCCGCCGTCTGCGCCCCGTCCCGGGCCGCCCTGCTCACCGGCCTGCACACCGGGCACGCCGCCGTCCGCGCCAACCCCGACAGCGGCGGCCAGGGCGCCCTCGGCGCCGGGGACACCACCTTCGCGGAGGTGCTCCGGGCGCGCGGCTACCGCACGGGCCTGTTCGGCAAGTGGGGCTTCGGACCGGAGGTCGGGGACCAGCCGAGCCACCCCGGCGCCCGGGGCTTCGAGGAGTTCCACGGGTACATCGACCACGGCCACGCCCACCAGTACCGCCCCTCCTACCTGTGGCGCAACGGTGCCAAGGAACCCCTGCCGGCCGGCACCTACGCGCCCACCGTCATCGCCGAGAGCGCCCTCGGCTTCATCGACGCGCACGCCGCCGGCCCCGACCCCTTCCTGCTGTTCCTGACCCCGAACCTGCCGCACGCCCCCAGCGAGGTCCCCGACGTGGGCGCGTACGCCGCCCGGACCTGGACCCAGGAGAACAAGGCGCACGCCGCCCAGATCAGCCTGCTCGACGCCCAGGTCGGCGCGGTCGTCGACCGGCTCACGGCGCACGGCATCGCCGACCGGACGGTGGTCCTGGTCGCCTCCGACAACGGCCCGCACGAGGAGGGCGGGGTGAACCCCGACCTCTTCGACGCCAACGGCCCGCTGCGCGGCTACAAGCGCAACCTGTACGAGGGCGGCGTACGCGTCCCGCTGATCGCCTGGAGCCCCGGCCGGATCGCCCCCGGCACCCTCAGCGACCGCCCCACCCCGCTGTACGACCTGCTGCCCACCCTCGCCGACCTGGCGGGCGCCCCGGCCCCCGCCGACATCGACGGGCTCTCGGCCGCCCCCGTGCTCACCGGGGCGCCCGCGACGGCCCCGCTCCACGACCACCTGTACTGGTACCGGGACGAGCAGGGCGTCACCGCCCGGGCCAACAGCCAGGACGGCGGCCGGGCCAAGAAGGTCGCGGAGGCGATCCGCAAGGACCGCTGGAAGGGGGTCCGGTTCGCCCCCGCGCGGGACCGGACCGTGCCCGACGCGCAGTGGCGGTTCGAGCTGTACGACCTGGCCGCCGACCTCGGCGAACAGCGCGACGTGGCCGCGGCGAACCCGGCCGTCGTCGCCTCCCTGACGGCCCTGCTGCGGTCGTCCTGGTCGGACGCCTACCCGCGCCGCCCCTGGGGCCTCACGGTGGCCTCGGACGGGGTCACGGCCACCACCACCCTGTCCAACGGAACCTCCCGCGCCTGGCCGCAGGCCCGGGTCGGCCTCACGGTCCCGGCGGGCTGGACGGCCACCCCGACCGGCCCGGTCACGGCGGCCTCCCTGGCCCCGGGCGCGCGCCTGACGACCACCTGGAAGATCACCGCGCCGGGCTCCGGATCCGGTCCGGCCGTCCTGACGGCCCGGGCCGACACGGGCGCGTTCCGCTTCACCGCGGCGCACCCCTTCACACCGCTCCCCGCGCCGCCCACCCGGGACGGTCACCTCAGCGACCTCCCGTGGGTGTCGGCGACCAACGGCTGGGGCCCCGTGGAGATCGACCGCTCCAACGGCCGCAAGGAGGGCGGCGACGGCACCCCGATCGCCTTCGGCGGCGTCACGTACGCCAAGGGCCTCGGCGTGCACGCCCCGTCGGAGGTGGTCTACCACCTGGGTGGCCGCGCGGCCCGCTTCACCGCCCTCGTCGGCATCGACGACTTCTCGACGAGGCAGTCGGCGGCCGGCGCCACCCGCGCCGTGGTCCGCGGCGACGGCCGCACCCTCCTGACCACCCCGACGCTCACGGGCGCCTCGGGCCCCACGGCCATCGACCTCGACGTCACCGGCGTCCGCCTCCTCCACCTCGTGGTGCAGGACGCCAACTCCAACTCCGCCTTCGACCACACCTCCTGGGCCCGCCCCCACATCACCCTGGCATGA
- the msrA gene encoding peptide-methionine (S)-S-oxide reductase MsrA — translation MFSYRRTPELPTREEALRGRSEPLFSLPSAHTVLGNPLAGPYPPHLAVADFGLGCFWGAERKFWQTPGVWTTLVGYQGGFTENPTYEEACSGQTGHTEVVRVVFDPALVSYATLLKLFWESHDPTQGFRQGNDVGTQYRSAIYTHSPAHQAEAESSREAYQRVLTAAGHGDITTAVLPASERPFWPAEAYHQQYLDKNPGGYCGIGGTGVSCPIGVAQAPAAGA, via the coding sequence ATGTTCTCGTACCGCCGCACGCCCGAGCTCCCGACCCGCGAAGAGGCCCTGCGGGGCCGCTCGGAACCGCTCTTCTCGCTGCCGTCCGCGCACACCGTGCTCGGCAACCCGCTGGCGGGCCCCTACCCCCCGCACCTGGCGGTGGCGGACTTCGGCCTGGGCTGTTTCTGGGGCGCGGAGCGCAAGTTCTGGCAGACCCCCGGGGTGTGGACGACCCTCGTCGGCTACCAGGGCGGGTTCACGGAGAACCCGACGTACGAGGAGGCCTGCTCGGGGCAGACCGGCCACACCGAGGTCGTGCGGGTGGTCTTCGACCCGGCGCTCGTCTCGTACGCGACCCTGCTGAAGCTGTTCTGGGAGTCCCACGACCCCACGCAGGGCTTCCGCCAGGGCAATGACGTCGGCACCCAGTACCGCTCGGCGATCTACACCCACTCCCCCGCCCACCAGGCGGAGGCCGAGTCCTCCCGCGAGGCCTACCAGCGGGTCCTGACGGCAGCGGGCCACGGCGACATCACCACCGCCGTCCTCCCGGCGTCGGAGCGCCCGTTCTGGCCGGCCGAGGCCTACCACCAGCAATATTTGGACAAGAACCCCGGCGGGTACTGCGGCATCGGCGGCACGGGCGTCAGCTGCCCGATCGGCGTGGCCCAGGCCCCGGCGGCCGGCGCCTGA
- a CDS encoding cystathionine gamma-synthase: MSDSHEHQSFETRAIHAGNTADPRTGAVVPPIYQVSTYKQDGVGGLREGYEYSRSGNPTRTALEENLAALEGGRRGLAFASGLAAEDCLLRTLLSPGDHVVIPNDAYGGTFRLFAKVVSRWGVEWSVADTSDADSVRAALTPKTKLIWVETPSNPLLGITDIAVVADIARSAGAKLVVDNTFASPYLQQPLALGADVVVHSLTKYMGGHSDVVGGALVAADEALGEELAYHQNAMGAVAGPFDSWVVLRGIKTLAVRMDRHAENAAKIVEVLARHPKVTKVLYPGLPEHPGHEVAAKQMRNFGGMISFQVAGGEEEAVAVCGRTKIFTLAESLGGVESLIEHPGRMTHASVAGSALEVPADLIRLSVGIENADDLIADLTRALG, from the coding sequence ATGAGCGACAGCCACGAGCACCAGAGCTTCGAGACCCGCGCGATCCACGCGGGCAATACGGCGGACCCGCGGACCGGCGCGGTCGTGCCCCCGATCTACCAGGTGTCCACGTACAAGCAGGACGGCGTCGGCGGACTGCGCGAGGGCTACGAGTACAGCCGCAGCGGCAACCCGACGCGCACCGCCCTGGAGGAGAACCTCGCGGCGCTGGAGGGCGGCCGACGCGGTCTCGCCTTCGCGTCCGGGCTCGCCGCCGAGGACTGCCTGCTGCGCACGCTGCTCTCCCCGGGCGACCACGTGGTCATCCCGAACGACGCCTACGGCGGCACGTTCCGCCTCTTCGCCAAGGTCGTCTCCCGCTGGGGCGTGGAGTGGTCGGTGGCCGACACCTCCGACGCGGACTCCGTGCGGGCGGCCCTGACGCCGAAGACCAAGCTGATCTGGGTCGAGACCCCCTCCAACCCGCTGCTCGGCATCACGGACATCGCCGTGGTCGCCGACATCGCGCGGTCCGCGGGCGCCAAGCTGGTCGTGGACAACACCTTCGCGTCCCCGTACCTCCAGCAGCCCCTGGCGCTCGGCGCCGACGTGGTCGTGCACTCGCTGACCAAGTACATGGGCGGTCACTCCGACGTCGTCGGCGGCGCGCTCGTCGCGGCGGACGAGGCGCTCGGCGAGGAGCTGGCCTACCACCAGAACGCCATGGGCGCGGTGGCCGGTCCCTTCGACTCGTGGGTCGTGCTGCGCGGCATCAAGACCCTGGCCGTCCGCATGGACCGGCACGCGGAGAACGCGGCGAAGATCGTCGAGGTGCTGGCGCGCCACCCGAAGGTCACCAAGGTCCTCTACCCGGGCCTGCCCGAGCACCCGGGCCACGAGGTCGCCGCCAAGCAGATGCGCAACTTCGGCGGCATGATCTCCTTCCAGGTCGCCGGTGGCGAGGAGGAGGCCGTCGCGGTCTGCGGCCGTACGAAGATCTTCACCCTGGCCGAGTCCCTCGGCGGCGTCGAGTCCCTCATCGAGCACCCGGGCCGGATGACCCACGCCTCGGTGGCCGGCTCGGCCCTGGAGGTCCCGGCGGACCTGATCCGCCTCTCGGTCGGCATCGAGAACGCCGACGACCTCATCGCGGACCTCACCCGCGCGCTGGGCTAG
- a CDS encoding sigma factor-like helix-turn-helix DNA-binding protein produces MGVVDHRARPYAEFEAFVAGAAGRLLHVAILLTAEPEDDPAVARRLLAGALARTYADWRRLRGDDPYDHTRQELCAAYARTARRRPSGTGPLARLVPLERLVLVLRVYEGVAEEVTAAQLGLPAERVHALCNRAVAALRDAAPAPGREAA; encoded by the coding sequence ATGGGGGTTGTGGACCACCGGGCAAGGCCCTACGCGGAGTTCGAGGCCTTCGTCGCGGGTGCGGCGGGCCGGCTCCTGCACGTCGCGATCCTGCTGACCGCGGAACCCGAGGACGACCCGGCCGTCGCGCGCCGGCTCCTCGCGGGCGCCCTGGCCCGTACGTACGCGGACTGGCGCAGGCTGCGCGGCGACGACCCGTACGACCACACGCGGCAGGAACTGTGCGCCGCGTACGCCCGCACCGCCCGCCGCCGGCCCTCCGGTACCGGGCCGCTCGCGCGGCTGGTCCCGCTGGAACGGCTCGTCCTGGTGCTGCGCGTGTACGAGGGCGTCGCGGAGGAGGTCACGGCGGCGCAGCTGGGGCTGCCCGCCGAGCGGGTGCACGCGCTGTGCAACCGGGCCGTCGCGGCCCTGCGGGACGCGGCGCCCGCCCCCGGTCGGGAGGCGGCGTGA
- a CDS encoding MarR family winged helix-turn-helix transcriptional regulator: protein MPSIPASSDLPTVAETPAQAGLLDALQHQVAVFARRAEQTRLGGVGQARNSMDRAAYLLLNRLDLEGPMGVKALAGGMGIDSSTVTRQVAPLVDGGLVKRTSHPEDGRAVVLALSPRGLARLEEVRSSRRELMARVTDGWTEEERESFTGLLTRFNLSLSELMASVADAGPAS, encoded by the coding sequence ATGCCCTCCATCCCGGCCAGTTCCGACCTGCCCACGGTGGCCGAAACGCCCGCCCAAGCCGGTCTCCTCGACGCGCTCCAGCACCAGGTGGCGGTCTTCGCCCGCCGGGCGGAGCAGACCCGCCTCGGCGGAGTCGGTCAGGCCCGCAACTCGATGGACCGAGCCGCCTACCTGCTGCTGAACCGACTCGACCTGGAAGGCCCGATGGGCGTCAAGGCGCTCGCCGGCGGCATGGGCATCGACTCGTCGACCGTCACCCGCCAGGTGGCCCCGCTCGTCGACGGCGGCCTGGTCAAGCGGACCTCGCACCCCGAGGACGGCCGGGCCGTGGTGCTCGCGCTGTCCCCGCGCGGGCTGGCGCGGCTGGAGGAGGTCCGGTCCTCGCGGCGCGAGCTGATGGCTCGCGTGACCGACGGTTGGACGGAGGAGGAGCGCGAGTCCTTCACCGGGCTGCTGACGCGTTTCAACCTGTCGCTGTCGGAGCTGATGGCCTCCGTCGCGGACGCGGGCCCCGCTTCCTGA